A segment of the Paracoccus suum genome:
TCTAAGGGGAAGGTTGGCACAGCCCGGGCAAAAATCAACGGCTTTCAGCGCGAGCCCGCAACAAATTGCCGACAATGATCCGGAACGGGATCAGCGCAAGCGCGGCGAGCCCCAGCTTGACGGTCCAGTCGGCGGCGCCCAAGGCGGCCCACAGTGGCACAAGCGGGCCATGGCCGAACCACAGCGGCACCTGCTCGGCCGCCCAACTGACATCGTCGGCCGGGTCGATCGCGCGAAAGGCAGCGGCAAAGGCCAGGCTGAAGAAAATCATCGTATCGAGCGTCGAGCTGAACAGCGTCGAGACCAGCGGCGCGCGCCACCAGCTGCCCGCGCGCAGGCGGTTGAACACCGAAATATCCAGCGTTTGGGCGGCAAGAAAGGCAGTGCCAGAGGCTATGGCGATTCGCAGCGTGGTCTTGTCCAGGGCGGCGGCAGCGAGCGAGCACAGAACGCCCACCCAGAAGCCTGCCACCACGACCCGGCGCGCCGCGGCCGGTCCGGCAACGCGGTTGGTGATGTCGGTCACGAGAAAGGCGAACGGGTAGGTCAGGGCGCCCCAAGTCAGGTGATCGCCGAGGCGGAACTGCACGAGGATGTTGGATGCGGTCACGACAGCAGCC
Coding sequences within it:
- a CDS encoding queuosine precursor transporter; its protein translation is MTRPIALLPAVLAMAAVVTASNILVQFRLGDHLTWGALTYPFAFLVTDITNRVAGPAAARRVVVAGFWVGVLCSLAAAALDKTTLRIAIASGTAFLAAQTLDISVFNRLRAGSWWRAPLVSTLFSSTLDTMIFFSLAFAAAFRAIDPADDVSWAAEQVPLWFGHGPLVPLWAALGAADWTVKLGLAALALIPFRIIVGNLLRARAESR